GGAATTTAAAGCCGCTCTAGAGTATAAAAATATCAGCGGAAATGTTCAATTCAGACCTTTCGATTTAGAAGGTAGAAATGAGATTTATAAAGAAGTAGGATATTTAGATACTCAACGTGAAGTTGAAGCTGCAATGGAAAAGTTGTATAAAGAAAATAAATTTACTGATGAGTGTAAGTTTTATTATGAATTATGGATAAAGTTATTTGAAGCAAAACTGGCGATGGTAAAGGAAACACCACAAGTTGTAAACTCTAATCTGTCAATGCAGTTTGTGTCTATCGAACATTACTACTGGTTCAAATGTACAGAAAAAATAATTGAGCTTACACCAGAATTATCAGCTTATTCAAATTTTAAAAAATCTGTTTCTGATATATGGACTATTAGAAACAATGCTATGGTAAATAACATTTTAAAGTATATCAATGACTTTCCTGGGAAGAAGTTGGTTGTTCTAGTAGGTGCAGAGCATAAACTTGACTTGTATAATGACTTGGCTAAAAAACAAGAAGTGTATAATTATGTTTTAAAAGAATTTTGGGAGTATTAAAATAGAATGTGACTTATAGTATAGAATGACATAATGGATTAGGGTATAAGCCTCTTGTTTTGAGTCGCAAGGGTAATCTTTTATTCACTATTCTATCCAAGTGAATACCGGAAAAAGCCTAATCCTGTCATTCTTCGTACAAAAATAAACCCTTTCCACCGCTACTTTTTAGGATTTGGAGAGATTGATATGATGAAATCTACAGATGATCTTAAGATTTATTTTGTAACCATTCCCGCACACAAGTTTTTGCACATTAAAAACTATGAGAGTAATGGGTATTGGGATTTTTGGCAAAAACAAAGCCTTATTCCGGGACAGGACTGTGAAACAATTTGCGGCTTACTCGATAGTATCAAGGGCAAATTGGATGATGATGGTGGGAGCGAATCTAATAGCAGCAGCGGTCAGATTATGGCGTACATTAATGACCTGGACGGCAGACTCTGCGATTGGGGGATTCCACGTACAGAGTGTTATGGTGTACGTCTTCCTTTTGATTATAAAGGTGAAGTACCACAACAAATGCTTATGATTGATGTTCCCGAAGCCGAGTACATTGTTTTTGAACATGGGCCATTCAATTACGAGCAGGAAAACCGAAGTGTGGAGGAAAAGATTGAAAAGGCAATGATAACTTTTGATTTTGCAGGCACCGGTTACTGCTTTGATACTTTCCCCGGTAGAATAATTTACTTTTATCATGATCCAGCGCGGTTTTGGAAGTATATCAGACCAGTTCGAAAGTAGACAAAGTCGACTGCCTATCCACTATTGTTTCTAACGAGAAAACCAAACAGGAAATAACAAATTCCAATTTATATTATTGAGATTAAAAATTTTTAAATGATGTATAAAAAGACTATGGTTTAGAATTAATCTAATTACATAAACAACTATAGGTGAAAATACGGTATCACAAGTAATTATTAATTAACAAAGTATGTTATAATAAAAATGAAAATAATTTTTAAATGTTAGACAAATAGCAATTTGATAAGGGAAAAGGAGAATAGTTATGATTGAATACAGATTTGACACGCAATTATTAATTGAAGGGGAAAATCTTTCAGAAGATAATATAAACGAGTATATTACAAAAAACATTGAAGGTGATTGTTTACTTGCAGTTGGTGATGAAGAATTGATTAAAATTCATTATCACACAAATACTCCATGGAAAGTACTTGAGTATTGTGCTTCATTAGGCGATATTCATGATATTGTTGTAGAAAATATGGAACGACAATCCGCTGGTCTCCAAGGCTAAATAATAAATATAAATAAGAAAAGCTTAGAATATTTATTTTGTTTTAGGGCTATTGAATAAAATTTATTATATAAATTTAAGAGTCTAAAGCACTATTCTTTGCCGGATGGGTGATTTTTCTTTTTGCCATTAAGTTCTTATTCTTTTAAGAGAGGATGTAACAATTTATATTAGCCATAAGCACAGAAATTGAAATTATTGCCTTGTTATTAAAGACGTAAACGTAAAATAATTCATCACCTACAATAGTCAATAAATTAGTGAGATAATCATTCTATAGAAATTTATGGGGTACTTTTTAGAATGAAAAGGAGTCAATTAGTAGAAGAATACATATTAAGTGGCTTAACTTTAGTTGTATGGTATAAGGAAAAAAACATAAGCAAAAGTTCTATTTATGCTTATATAAAAAAATACTATAAATCCGGTGTGACGTCAGTAAGTGAACCCAAATGGGGTGAAATAACAATTCCTAAAATGAATGAATTATCAACAATTTTATTAAAGATAGGAACTATTGTAATTCATATAAAAAATGGATTCGATACAAAGACTCTATCAGAAATCTTAAGTGTAGTGATGAATTTATGCTAAACCTATTTAATTCCAACCAAACATATCTAGCTTGCGGATCAACGGATTTAAGAAAATCTATTGATGGACTATCAATAGACCAGCCTAAAGCACATAAAGAAGTTAGAGAAAGGTCATTGAGATTAAAGAATAAGCGGTTAATAACTTGTCAAGGTGACGAGATATTAACCGCTTGCTTATAAAACTGCTTCGCTATAGAATGGATAAAAGAAGGTCCACCACCCTAGGCTTTGAGATAAATTACTAACAATTAAGCCTTAATAACCTTTTCTTCTTTCTTAGAAAGGATTAAATATCCTATTGCAGAAAAGGCTGAAAGTATAGCAACTATTATATAAGACCAGAACCAACCGAAATTATCTGCAATTATTGGCATTAACCAGTTTGCTCCAAGGTTACCAATTAAATAAGCTGTTACTCCAACAAATCCAATTGCTGTACCAGCAACATTAAGTGGTACGAAGTCTATTGTCAATATATTTACTATAAGTTGAGGTCCATAAATCAAAGCACCTAGCACACCACAGATAACCAAGAAAGCAAAGTAATTTGGTGCACCACTTGATGTTAACCTTTCATATATTAAAATAAATGCACTCATAGAGAATAAGCCTATTGCTCCTATTTTTGC
The genomic region above belongs to Clostridium swellfunianum and contains:
- a CDS encoding kinase to dihydroxyacetone kinase; this encodes MIEYRFDTQLLIEGENLSEDNINEYITKNIEGDCLLAVGDEELIKIHYHTNTPWKVLEYCASLGDIHDIVVENMERQSAGLQG